A stretch of Flavobacterium sp. N2270 DNA encodes these proteins:
- a CDS encoding uroporphyrinogen-III synthase, translating into MNSILSTKKLSENQKQILINHSFLLTEESFIETKIKEFKLENINQNLIFTSQNAVLSLLKNSKWESLKSKPVFCVGLKTKELLTENGFNVIAFTGYAADLAEIISLIYAKETYTFFNGNLRRDILPNSLKENKITFNEIEVYETNLTSKKIKTKNDGILFFSPSAVESYLKLNTIKDEICFCIGESTSEALENKNITNIIIAERPTVEDVINDVVEHYTQEND; encoded by the coding sequence ATGAATTCTATTTTATCTACAAAAAAACTCTCAGAAAATCAAAAACAAATATTGATTAATCATTCATTTCTATTAACTGAAGAGAGCTTTATAGAAACTAAAATAAAAGAATTTAAACTAGAGAACATCAACCAAAATTTGATTTTTACCAGTCAAAATGCCGTATTAAGTCTTTTAAAAAATTCAAAATGGGAATCTTTAAAAAGTAAACCTGTTTTTTGTGTGGGTTTAAAAACCAAAGAATTACTAACGGAAAATGGATTTAATGTCATTGCATTTACAGGTTATGCAGCTGATTTAGCCGAAATTATTTCTCTAATTTATGCTAAAGAAACCTACACTTTCTTTAACGGAAATTTACGCAGAGATATTTTGCCAAATTCACTAAAAGAAAATAAAATAACATTCAACGAAATTGAAGTGTATGAAACCAATTTAACTTCAAAGAAAATAAAAACAAAAAACGATGGAATATTATTTTTTAGCCCATCGGCAGTAGAAAGTTATTTGAAATTAAACACAATAAAAGACGAAATATGCTTTTGTATTGGCGAATCTACATCAGAAGCATTAGAAAACAAGAATATAACAAATATTATAATTGCAGAAAGACCAACTGTCGAAGATGTAATTAACGACGTAGTAGAACATTATACACAAGAAAATGATTAA
- the hemE gene encoding uroporphyrinogen decarboxylase: MIKNDLFLRALNNETVERPPVWMMRQAGRYLPEFMAIKEKYDFFTRCKTPELASEITVQPIRIVKPDAAILFSDILVIPQAMGIHVELEDGIGPVLPNPIRKASDVDNVFIPDINETLGYVMDAIDMTREKLNNEVPLIGFAGSPWTIFCYAVEGKGSKSFDKAKGFCFTNPVAAHNLLQKITDTTILYLKEKVKHGVNAVQIFDSWGGMLSPTDYTEFSWNYMNQIVEALAPETKVIVFGKGCWFALNDMAKSKASAIGVDWTVSPKNARYLTGGKKTLQGNFDPSRLLSPIPVIKKMVHEMIDEFGPDNYIVNLGHGILPNIPVDHAKAFVEAVKEYKRK, translated from the coding sequence ATGATTAAAAACGACTTATTTTTAAGAGCATTAAATAACGAAACTGTAGAACGCCCACCAGTTTGGATGATGCGTCAAGCAGGAAGATATTTGCCAGAATTTATGGCAATTAAAGAAAAATATGATTTTTTCACACGTTGTAAAACACCAGAATTAGCTTCTGAAATTACAGTACAACCTATTCGAATTGTAAAACCAGATGCTGCCATTTTATTTTCAGATATCTTAGTAATTCCTCAAGCAATGGGAATTCATGTAGAGTTAGAAGATGGAATTGGACCTGTTTTACCAAATCCTATTCGCAAAGCTTCAGATGTTGATAATGTTTTCATCCCAGATATCAATGAAACATTAGGTTATGTTATGGATGCAATTGACATGACTAGAGAAAAACTAAATAATGAAGTTCCGTTAATTGGTTTCGCAGGTTCGCCATGGACCATTTTTTGTTATGCAGTAGAAGGAAAAGGTTCTAAAAGTTTTGATAAAGCAAAAGGGTTCTGTTTTACTAACCCTGTTGCGGCACATAATTTATTACAAAAAATTACAGATACAACTATTTTATACTTAAAAGAAAAAGTAAAACACGGTGTAAACGCGGTACAAATTTTTGACTCTTGGGGAGGAATGTTGTCTCCAACAGATTATACAGAATTTTCATGGAATTACATGAACCAAATTGTGGAAGCTTTAGCACCAGAAACTAAAGTTATTGTATTTGGAAAAGGATGTTGGTTTGCATTAAACGATATGGCAAAATCAAAAGCGTCTGCAATTGGAGTAGATTGGACTGTTTCTCCAAAAAATGCACGTTATTTAACTGGCGGAAAGAAAACCTTACAAGGAAATTTCGACCCTTCACGTTTATTATCTCCAATTCCTGTAATTAAGAAAATGGTACACGAAATGATTGACGAATTTGGCCCAGACAACTACATCGTTAACCTTGGCCATGGAATTTTACCAAACATTCCTGTAGACCACGCAAAAGCATTTGTAGAAGCAGTTAAAGAGTATAAAAGAAAGTAG
- the hemF gene encoding oxygen-dependent coproporphyrinogen oxidase, translated as MKNKFYAYIQQLQDQICKGLEDIDGKGFFKEDLWKRPEGGGGRTRVIANGKVFEKGGVNISAVHGKLPDSMQKLFNVGEADFFACGLSLVIHPKSPMVPTVHANWRYFEMYDENGKIINQWFGGGQDLTPYYLFEEDAKHFHETCKTACDKHNPEFYRNYKKKCDEYFWNTHRNEARGIGGLFFDYCKETPEMKMEDWFNFVTEVGNSFLEAYVPIVAKRKDLPFSPEQKTWQEIRRGRYVEFNLVHDKGTLFGLKTNGRIESILMSLPPHVQWVYDHHPEEGSAEEKLIKILENPIDWI; from the coding sequence ATGAAAAATAAATTTTACGCATATATTCAACAATTACAAGATCAAATTTGCAAAGGTCTTGAAGATATTGATGGAAAAGGTTTCTTTAAAGAAGATTTATGGAAACGTCCAGAAGGTGGTGGTGGAAGAACACGCGTAATTGCAAACGGAAAGGTTTTTGAAAAAGGCGGGGTAAATATTTCTGCTGTTCACGGAAAGTTGCCTGATTCTATGCAAAAACTTTTTAATGTTGGAGAAGCTGATTTTTTCGCTTGCGGATTAAGTTTAGTAATTCATCCTAAAAGCCCAATGGTTCCAACGGTTCATGCCAATTGGAGATATTTTGAAATGTATGACGAAAATGGAAAAATAATCAATCAATGGTTTGGAGGCGGACAAGATTTAACGCCTTATTACTTGTTTGAAGAAGACGCAAAACATTTTCATGAAACCTGTAAAACAGCTTGCGACAAACATAATCCTGAGTTTTATCGGAATTATAAAAAGAAATGCGATGAATACTTTTGGAACACACACCGTAATGAAGCACGTGGAATAGGCGGATTATTTTTCGACTATTGCAAAGAAACTCCAGAAATGAAAATGGAAGATTGGTTCAACTTTGTAACTGAAGTTGGAAATAGTTTTCTAGAAGCTTATGTACCAATTGTTGCAAAAAGAAAAGATTTACCTTTTTCTCCAGAACAAAAAACGTGGCAAGAAATTCGTCGCGGTCGTTACGTAGAATTTAATTTAGTTCACGACAAAGGAACTCTATTTGGACTTAAAACGAACGGTAGAATTGAAAGTATATTAATGAGTTTGCCACCACATGTTCAATGGGTTTATGATCATCATCCTGAAGAAGGAAGTGCCGAAGAAAAATTAATCAAAATATTAGAAAACCCTATTGATTGGATTTAA
- a CDS encoding DUF4836 family protein — protein sequence MKKFFYLLAVLIPFLAIAQDKHDYFIQFNADRFSSKVSLDELFSHKAFKEFNKESSKLKLSDFTSFIDDSKKMVIHGNFTDSISYYQITLPLTSTVKLEEYINENIEKQNDFIEIDSLKESIKRFENYSSYKSTHSNYSLAWNGENLVIYEILSIKDETITQDYAYNESYNNDYTEDYVYNEEESELIIEKLPPPPPVSESEYYEEEYVVEATEEESEEVDFDYFENLKTEYAKEKQLTDLKKSIQQEYNIDLLFKDGFKFPTSNKINVKADISCWLNYGSTFSNLNSLSYLFKSVARLNNTLIEQKPVEHAIKGLNADFYFENDKARLEQTIEYSTPLANIMNKVVDRKINKNVFNYFPKNTPLGYMSYHVNTKEILNKYPEISEQMLSSIPLESEDKDLMIDLMTTIIDEDAISTIYDGDFSMFLHNIEKYEDTVTTYSYDENYDEVIEEKVVNKSRPVFTFIFTSTHPTLGDKLLKLGIRKGYLIENNDYFEITESTPVGNLKIIKDKDVIVVTNGIDYLNKGKTSDFSKSVKKNLKKNYLHGNLFIGQLIDLFSDEITSEKEKKAMLEFKKQFNSFDFKSSKSLNNNKMKFELNLNSNTSDKNIILQTLDLIEYLD from the coding sequence ATGAAGAAGTTTTTTTACTTATTAGCCGTTTTAATTCCGTTTTTAGCAATTGCTCAAGACAAGCATGATTATTTTATTCAATTTAATGCCGATCGATTTTCGAGTAAAGTTTCCCTTGATGAATTGTTTTCGCACAAAGCATTTAAAGAGTTCAATAAAGAAAGTTCAAAACTTAAACTAAGTGATTTTACTTCGTTTATAGATGATTCTAAAAAAATGGTAATTCATGGAAACTTTACAGATAGTATTTCATATTATCAAATTACACTTCCATTAACTTCTACAGTTAAATTAGAAGAATATATTAATGAAAATATTGAGAAACAAAATGATTTTATTGAAATTGATTCTTTAAAAGAAAGTATTAAAAGATTCGAAAATTACTCAAGTTATAAGTCGACTCATTCAAATTATTCTCTAGCTTGGAATGGAGAAAATTTAGTAATTTATGAAATTTTGTCTATTAAAGATGAAACAATTACTCAAGACTATGCTTATAACGAAAGTTATAATAATGATTATACGGAAGATTATGTTTATAATGAGGAAGAATCAGAACTTATTATAGAAAAGTTACCGCCACCACCACCAGTTTCTGAGTCAGAATATTATGAAGAAGAGTATGTTGTTGAAGCAACAGAAGAAGAGAGTGAAGAGGTTGATTTTGATTATTTTGAGAATTTAAAAACAGAATACGCTAAAGAAAAACAACTTACAGATCTTAAAAAAAGTATTCAACAAGAATATAATATTGATTTATTATTTAAAGATGGTTTTAAGTTTCCTACATCTAATAAAATTAATGTAAAAGCTGATATTTCATGTTGGTTAAACTATGGTTCAACTTTTTCAAATTTAAATTCATTATCATATCTTTTTAAATCGGTAGCGCGTTTAAATAATACATTAATAGAACAAAAACCTGTTGAACATGCTATAAAAGGATTAAATGCTGATTTTTATTTTGAAAATGACAAAGCTCGTTTAGAACAAACTATTGAATATTCAACTCCTTTAGCAAACATTATGAATAAAGTTGTTGACAGAAAAATCAACAAGAATGTTTTTAATTATTTTCCTAAAAATACTCCATTAGGTTATATGTCTTATCATGTAAATACTAAAGAAATTTTAAATAAATATCCAGAAATTTCTGAGCAAATGCTATCGAGTATTCCGCTAGAAAGTGAAGATAAGGATTTAATGATAGATTTAATGACTACTATTATTGATGAAGATGCTATTTCTACTATTTATGATGGTGATTTTAGTATGTTTTTACACAATATAGAGAAGTATGAAGATACAGTTACAACTTATAGTTATGATGAAAATTATGACGAAGTAATTGAAGAGAAAGTGGTAAACAAATCTAGACCTGTTTTTACATTTATATTTACTTCAACACATCCTACACTAGGAGATAAGTTATTAAAACTAGGAATTAGAAAAGGATACTTAATTGAAAATAATGATTATTTTGAAATTACAGAATCTACTCCTGTTGGAAATTTAAAAATTATTAAAGATAAAGATGTAATTGTCGTTACAAATGGAATTGATTATTTAAATAAGGGTAAAACTTCTGATTTTTCAAAAAGTGTAAAGAAAAATTTAAAGAAAAATTATTTACATGGTAATTTATTTATAGGTCAGTTAATTGATCTTTTTTCAGATGAAATAACCTCAGAAAAAGAGAAAAAAGCAATGTTAGAGTTTAAAAAGCAATTTAATTCTTTTGATTTTAAATCATCAAAATCATTAAATAACAACAAAATGAAATTTGAATTGAATTTAAATTCGAATACGTCTGATAAAAATATCATTTTACAAACATTAGATTTGATTGAATATTTAGATTAA
- the hemB gene encoding porphobilinogen synthase: MFPLRRNRRLRINESIRSLVRETSLSPADFMFPMFIAEGENVKIEIPSMPGIFRRSIDLTVEEVKELFDLGIRAVNIYVKVDDSLKDNTGKEAWNDNGLMQRAIKAIKLACPEMIVMPDVALDPYSIYGHDGIIEDGDVANDATNDALVKMAVSHAKAGADFVAPSDMMDGRVLRLREGLDAAGFHNVGIMSYSAKYASAFYGPFRDALDSAPKEADIEVPKDKKTYQMDYANRIEAIKEALSDVEEGADMVMVKPGMAYLDIVREVKNAVNIPVTVFQVSGEYAMVKAAAERGWLDHDKIMMEQLMCIKRAGASLISTYFAKEAAILLNKK, from the coding sequence ATGTTCCCATTAAGAAGAAATAGAAGATTAAGAATAAATGAATCTATAAGAAGTTTAGTTAGAGAAACCAGCCTAAGTCCGGCTGATTTTATGTTCCCAATGTTTATTGCAGAAGGTGAAAATGTAAAAATTGAAATCCCTTCAATGCCAGGAATATTTCGTCGTTCAATTGACTTAACAGTTGAAGAAGTTAAAGAATTATTCGATTTAGGAATAAGAGCCGTAAACATCTATGTAAAAGTTGATGATTCACTAAAAGATAACACCGGAAAAGAAGCTTGGAATGATAATGGTTTAATGCAAAGAGCTATAAAAGCTATCAAATTAGCATGTCCTGAAATGATTGTTATGCCCGATGTTGCTCTTGATCCTTATTCTATTTATGGTCATGATGGAATCATTGAAGATGGCGATGTTGCCAATGATGCTACAAATGATGCATTAGTAAAAATGGCTGTTTCTCATGCAAAAGCTGGAGCCGATTTTGTGGCACCAAGTGACATGATGGACGGAAGAGTTTTGCGTTTACGCGAAGGTTTAGATGCTGCCGGATTTCATAATGTAGGAATCATGAGCTATTCAGCTAAATATGCTTCTGCATTTTACGGCCCTTTTCGTGATGCTTTAGATTCTGCTCCAAAAGAGGCTGATATTGAAGTTCCAAAAGATAAAAAAACCTATCAAATGGATTATGCAAATCGTATTGAAGCCATTAAAGAAGCGCTTTCTGATGTTGAAGAAGGAGCCGACATGGTTATGGTTAAACCAGGAATGGCTTATTTAGACATTGTAAGAGAAGTTAAAAATGCTGTGAATATTCCAGTAACCGTTTTTCAGGTTTCTGGGGAATATGCTATGGTTAAAGCTGCTGCTGAAAGAGGTTGGTTAGACCATGATAAAATAATGATGGAACAATTAATGTGTATCAAAAGAGCTGGTGCAAGTTTAATTTCTACTTATTTCGCCAAAGAAGCAGCTATACTATTAAATAAAAAATAA
- a CDS encoding CNNM domain-containing protein: protein MTLLIIYAVTSIFFSFLCSILEAVLLSVTHTFITVKKKENKSYATKLELLKSDIDKPLIAILTLNTIAHTVGAILVGVQAEKTFGNGNNSVAIVSSLMTFLILVLSEIIPKTIGAKFWKQLAGFTTTTLNILIFPLKITGVLWLLQLTTKLIGGSGHVSILSRDDFSAMADLAEKEGVFKASESKVLKNLLALDSVFAKDIMSPRTVVKIANSITTIEDFYNENKNLRFSRIPIYQKNSDNIIGLVLKTDILDAMINNNGDAILESIKRPIVLTKRNQPIPQLFEELIQNKNHMAAVLDEYGSFSGLITQEDVIETLLGLEIMDESDSVEDLQELAKKNLEKRIEKLKNNE from the coding sequence ATGACACTATTAATTATTTACGCAGTAACTTCCATTTTTTTCTCATTCTTATGTTCTATATTGGAAGCTGTTCTATTAAGTGTTACACATACTTTTATTACAGTAAAAAAGAAAGAAAATAAAAGTTATGCTACTAAATTAGAATTACTAAAAAGCGATATCGACAAACCGTTAATTGCTATTTTAACATTAAATACAATTGCACATACAGTAGGCGCAATTTTAGTAGGTGTTCAAGCAGAAAAAACATTTGGAAACGGAAATAATTCGGTAGCAATTGTTTCATCATTAATGACTTTTTTAATTTTAGTTTTATCTGAAATTATACCAAAAACAATTGGCGCAAAATTCTGGAAACAATTAGCCGGTTTTACCACAACAACTCTAAATATATTAATATTTCCATTAAAAATAACTGGAGTTTTATGGTTACTTCAATTGACTACAAAATTAATTGGAGGCTCTGGACATGTTTCTATTCTTAGCAGAGATGACTTTTCTGCAATGGCTGATTTAGCCGAAAAAGAAGGCGTTTTTAAAGCTTCAGAATCTAAAGTATTGAAAAATTTATTAGCTCTTGATTCTGTTTTTGCAAAAGATATTATGTCGCCAAGAACTGTTGTAAAAATAGCTAATAGCATAACTACTATTGAAGATTTTTATAATGAAAATAAAAACCTGCGTTTTTCGAGAATTCCTATTTACCAAAAAAATTCAGATAACATTATTGGTTTAGTTTTAAAAACCGATATTTTAGATGCTATGATTAATAATAATGGAGATGCAATTTTAGAAAGTATTAAACGACCAATTGTTTTAACTAAAAGAAACCAACCTATCCCTCAATTATTTGAAGAATTAATCCAAAATAAAAACCATATGGCTGCTGTTTTAGACGAATATGGTTCATTTAGCGGTTTAATCACACAAGAAGATGTTATTGAAACACTTTTAGGTCTTGAAATTATGGACGAAAGTGATTCGGTAGAAGATTTACAGGAACTTGCAAAAAAGAACTTGGAGAAGAGAATAGAAAAATTAAAAAATAACGAGTAA
- the dprA gene encoding DNA-processing protein DprA: MLQKELYYTLALMQVDGVGDVVAKKLINYCGSAEAVFLSKNTTLAKIEGIGKSLLKNLQDKSVFEKAEKEIQFIEKENIQTLFFQEENYPNRLQNCFDSPVLLFQSGNIDLSNRKIISIVGTRQITSYGSAITQKLIEDIAPLNPIIVSGFAYGVDIHAHQVAMDYGLQTIGVLAHGLNQIYPKNHKKYIAKMEENGGFLTEFWSTSQPDRENFVKRNRIVAGMTEATIVIESAEKGGSLITAQIANDYNRDVFAVPGRTTDKYSQGCNNLIKTQRAHLLHSAADLVYILNWELKKKEEKAIQKQLFISLEPEEQKIYDYLLKTGKEDLDSIAIACELPTYKLSSLLLNMELKGVIKPLPGKFFETA, encoded by the coding sequence ATGTTACAAAAAGAATTATACTACACGCTTGCGTTAATGCAGGTAGATGGAGTTGGTGATGTTGTCGCCAAAAAACTCATCAATTATTGCGGTTCAGCCGAAGCCGTTTTCCTATCTAAAAATACAACTTTAGCAAAAATTGAAGGTATTGGTAAGTCTTTACTTAAAAATCTTCAAGATAAATCTGTTTTTGAAAAAGCGGAAAAAGAAATTCAATTTATTGAAAAAGAGAATATTCAAACCCTTTTCTTTCAAGAAGAAAATTACCCAAATCGATTACAAAACTGTTTTGATAGTCCTGTTTTATTATTCCAATCTGGAAATATTGATTTATCTAACAGAAAAATAATCAGCATAGTTGGAACCCGACAAATAACAAGCTACGGCTCGGCAATAACACAAAAACTAATTGAAGACATAGCGCCATTAAACCCTATAATTGTAAGTGGATTTGCTTATGGTGTAGATATTCATGCACATCAAGTAGCTATGGATTACGGCTTGCAAACCATTGGAGTTTTAGCTCATGGTTTAAATCAAATTTATCCTAAAAATCACAAAAAATACATTGCTAAAATGGAAGAAAACGGTGGTTTTTTAACTGAGTTTTGGAGTACTTCGCAACCAGATAGAGAAAATTTTGTAAAACGAAATAGAATTGTCGCCGGAATGACAGAAGCTACAATAGTAATTGAAAGCGCTGAAAAAGGCGGCTCACTAATTACTGCACAAATAGCAAATGATTATAATCGAGATGTGTTTGCTGTTCCTGGAAGAACTACTGATAAATATAGTCAAGGCTGTAACAACTTAATCAAAACCCAACGCGCACATTTATTGCACTCTGCAGCTGATTTAGTTTATATTTTAAATTGGGAGTTGAAAAAGAAAGAAGAAAAAGCCATACAAAAACAATTGTTCATTTCGTTAGAACCAGAAGAACAAAAAATATACGACTATCTTTTAAAAACCGGCAAAGAAGATTTAGATTCTATTGCTATTGCATGTGAGTTACCAACCTATAAATTATCTTCTCTACTACTTAACATGGAATTGAAAGGGGTAATAAAACCATTACCTGGGAAATTTTTTGAAACGGCATAA
- the accC gene encoding acetyl-CoA carboxylase biotin carboxylase subunit, with amino-acid sequence MFKKILIANRGEIALRVIRTCKEMGIKTVAVYSTADAESLHVRFADEAVCIGPAASNLSYLKMSNIIAAAEITNADAIHPGYGFLSENAKFSKICQEHGIKFIGASPEMIDRMGDKANAKSTMIEAGVPCVPGSEGIIATYEECEKVAETTGYPVMLKASAGGGGKGMRAIWKKEDLKNAWESARQESKAAFGNDDMYMEKLIEEPRHIEIQVVGDSFGKACHLSERDCSVQRRHQKLTEETPSPFMTDELRNAMGAAAVKAAEYIKYEGAGTVEFLVDKHRNFYFMEMNTRIQVEHPITEQVIDFDLIREQIMVAAGIPISGKNYFPLLHSIECRINAEDPYNDFRPSPGKITTLHTPGGHGVRLDTHVYSGYTIPPNYDSMIAKLITTAQSREEAISKMKRALDEFVIEGIKTTIPFHRQLMDEPDYVAGNYTTKFMESFVMKDKIED; translated from the coding sequence ATGTTTAAAAAAATATTAATTGCCAATAGAGGTGAAATTGCACTACGTGTAATTAGAACTTGTAAGGAAATGGGCATCAAAACAGTAGCTGTTTATTCTACTGCTGATGCTGAAAGTTTGCATGTACGTTTTGCAGATGAAGCGGTTTGTATTGGTCCAGCGGCGAGTAATTTGTCATATTTAAAAATGTCAAATATTATTGCTGCTGCAGAAATTACTAATGCGGATGCTATTCATCCAGGATATGGCTTTCTTTCTGAAAATGCTAAATTTTCTAAAATTTGCCAAGAACACGGAATCAAATTTATTGGAGCTTCTCCAGAAATGATTGATCGAATGGGAGATAAAGCCAATGCAAAATCTACAATGATTGAAGCTGGCGTTCCATGTGTACCAGGAAGTGAAGGTATTATTGCTACTTATGAAGAATGTGAAAAAGTTGCAGAAACTACCGGTTATCCAGTAATGCTTAAAGCTTCTGCTGGTGGTGGTGGAAAAGGTATGCGTGCTATTTGGAAAAAAGAAGATTTAAAAAATGCTTGGGAATCTGCTCGTCAAGAAAGTAAAGCTGCTTTCGGAAACGACGATATGTATATGGAAAAACTTATCGAAGAGCCAAGACATATTGAAATTCAAGTTGTAGGTGATTCATTTGGTAAAGCGTGTCATTTATCTGAAAGAGATTGTTCGGTACAACGCCGTCATCAAAAATTAACTGAAGAAACTCCTTCTCCTTTTATGACTGATGAATTGCGTAATGCTATGGGTGCAGCTGCTGTAAAAGCTGCTGAATACATTAAGTATGAAGGTGCAGGAACGGTTGAGTTTTTAGTAGATAAGCATAGAAATTTCTATTTTATGGAAATGAATACGCGTATTCAAGTAGAACACCCTATTACAGAACAAGTTATTGATTTTGATTTGATACGTGAGCAAATTATGGTTGCAGCCGGAATTCCTATTTCGGGTAAAAACTATTTTCCATTGTTACATTCAATAGAATGTCGTATTAATGCTGAAGATCCATATAATGACTTTAGACCTTCGCCTGGAAAAATTACTACATTGCATACACCTGGAGGACATGGAGTTCGATTAGATACACATGTGTATTCGGGATATACAATTCCGCCAAATTACGACTCTATGATTGCTAAGTTAATCACAACAGCACAATCTAGAGAAGAAGCTATAAGCAAAATGAAACGTGCTTTAGATGAATTCGTTATTGAAGGAATTAAAACTACAATTCCGTTCCATAGACAATTAATGGACGAGCCAGATTATGTGGCTGGAAATTACACTACGAAATTCATGGAATCTTTTGTAATGAAAGATAAAATTGAAGATTAA
- the accB gene encoding acetyl-CoA carboxylase biotin carboxyl carrier protein, with protein sequence MDIREIQNLIKFVSKSGATEVKLEMDDFKITIKTTPEGGETTYIQQVPVSAALPQAAAPQPVAPTAPAAPVAAVPADEDSKYITVKSPIIGTLYRKPSPDKPVFVEVGTTIAKGDVLCVIEAMKLFNEIESEVSGKIVKILVDDSSPVEFDQPLFLVDPS encoded by the coding sequence ATGGATATTAGAGAAATTCAAAATTTAATCAAATTTGTTTCAAAATCTGGAGCTACGGAAGTTAAATTAGAAATGGATGATTTTAAAATCACTATTAAAACAACTCCAGAAGGAGGTGAAACAACTTATATACAACAAGTTCCTGTTTCAGCAGCATTACCACAAGCAGCAGCTCCTCAACCAGTTGCTCCAACAGCGCCTGCCGCACCAGTTGCCGCAGTTCCAGCTGATGAGGATTCAAAATACATCACTGTTAAGTCTCCAATTATTGGTACTTTATATAGAAAACCATCGCCAGATAAGCCTGTTTTTGTAGAAGTAGGTACTACAATTGCTAAAGGAGATGTTTTATGTGTTATTGAAGCTATGAAATTATTTAACGAAATTGAATCTGAAGTTTCAGGTAAAATCGTTAAAATATTAGTTGACGATTCTTCACCAGTTGAATTCGATCAACCATTATTTTTAGTTGATCCATCTTAA
- a CDS encoding beta-ketoacyl-ACP synthase III → MTKITAAITAIGSYVPDYVLSNQVLETLVDTNDEWITSRTGIKERRILKEEGQGTSFLAIKAAQDLIIKANLDPKEIDLVIMATATPDMPVASTGVYVATQIGATNAFAYDLHAACSSFLYGMSTASAYITSGKYKKVLLIGADKMSSIIDYTDRATCIIFGDGAGAVLFEPNEEGLGLQDEILRSDGIGREFLKIEAGGSILPPSEETVKNKQHYVFQDGKTVFKYAVSGMADVSEKIMQRNSLTHDDVNWLVAHQANKRIIDATSNRMGLDDSKVLINIQKYGNTTSATLPLLLCDFENQLKKGDNIIFAAFGGGFTWGAIYLKWAYTKQ, encoded by the coding sequence ATGACTAAAATCACTGCCGCAATTACAGCAATAGGTTCATATGTGCCAGATTATGTTTTGTCTAATCAAGTGCTAGAAACATTAGTAGATACTAATGATGAATGGATTACAAGCAGAACAGGTATTAAAGAAAGAAGAATATTAAAAGAAGAAGGTCAAGGAACATCCTTCCTTGCTATTAAAGCTGCTCAGGATTTAATAATAAAAGCTAATCTTGATCCAAAAGAGATTGATTTGGTAATCATGGCTACAGCTACACCAGATATGCCAGTTGCTTCAACAGGAGTTTATGTGGCTACACAAATAGGCGCAACAAATGCTTTTGCATACGATTTACATGCAGCTTGCTCAAGTTTTCTTTACGGAATGTCTACCGCTTCAGCATACATTACTTCAGGGAAATACAAAAAAGTATTATTAATAGGAGCAGATAAAATGTCATCTATTATTGATTATACTGATAGAGCAACATGTATAATTTTTGGTGATGGTGCTGGAGCAGTTTTGTTTGAACCAAATGAAGAGGGTTTAGGTTTGCAAGATGAAATTCTAAGAAGTGATGGAATTGGTAGAGAATTTCTTAAAATTGAAGCAGGAGGGTCAATCTTGCCGCCTTCAGAAGAAACGGTAAAAAACAAGCAGCATTATGTTTTTCAAGACGGTAAAACCGTATTTAAATATGCAGTTTCAGGAATGGCTGATGTTAGTGAAAAAATCATGCAACGTAATAGCCTTACTCATGATGATGTAAATTGGTTAGTAGCACACCAAGCAAATAAGCGTATTATTGATGCTACATCTAACAGAATGGGATTAGACGATTCTAAAGTACTAATTAACATTCAAAAATATGGTAATACAACTTCTGCAACATTACCATTATTACTTTGTGATTTTGAAAATCAATTAAAAAAAGGAGATAATATAATATTTGCAGCATTTGGTGGTGGTTTCACATGGGGAGCTATTTACTTAAAATGGGCATATACTAAGCAATAA
- the rpmF gene encoding 50S ribosomal protein L32: MAHPKRKISKTRRDKRRTHYKASVPQIATCPTTGEAHLYHRAYWSEGKMYYRGQVVIDKTEAVA; encoded by the coding sequence ATGGCACATCCAAAGAGAAAAATCTCGAAAACAAGAAGAGATAAGAGAAGAACACATTACAAAGCGTCAGTTCCGCAAATAGCAACTTGCCCTACAACAGGAGAAGCGCATTTATATCACAGAGCTTACTGGTCTGAAGGTAAAATGTACTACAGAGGTCAAGTAGTTATTGATAAAACGGAAGCTGTAGCTTAA